One window of Phocoena phocoena chromosome 13, mPhoPho1.1, whole genome shotgun sequence genomic DNA carries:
- the VPS29 gene encoding vacuolar protein sorting-associated protein 29: MAGHRLVLVLGDLHIPHRCNSLPAKFKKLLVPGKIQHILCTGNLCTKESYDYLKTLAGDVHIVRGDFDENLNYPEQKVVTVGQFKIGLIHGHQVIPWGDMASLALLQRQFDVDILISGHTHKFEAFEHENKFYINPGSATGAYNALETNIIPSFVLMDIQASTVVTYVYQLIGDDVKVERIEYKKS; this comes from the exons ATG GCTGGGCACAGA TTGGTGTTGGTATTAGGAGACCTGCACATCCCACACCGGTGCAACAGTTTGCCAGCTAAATTCAAAAAACTGCTGGTGCCAGGAAAGATTCAGCACATTCTCTGCACTGGAAACCTTTGTACCAAAGAGAGTTATGACTATCTCAAGACTCTGGCTGGTGATGTTCATATTGTGAGAGGAGACTTCGATGAG aaTCTGAATTATCCAGAACAGAAAGTTGTAACTGTTGGGCAGTTCAAAATTGGTTTGATCCATGGACATCAAGTTATTCCATGGGGAGATATGGCCAGCTTAGCCCTGTTGCAGAGGCAGTTTGATGTGGATATTCTTATTTCAGGACACACACATAAATTTGAAGCATTTGAGCATGAAAATAAATTCTACATTAATCCAGGTTCTGCCACTGGAGCATATAATGCCTTGGAAAC aaacatTATTCCTTCATTTGTGTTGATGGATATCCAGGCTTCTACAGTTGTCACTTATGTGTATCAGCTAATTGGAGATGACGTGAAAGTAGAACGAATTGAATACAAAAAATCTTAA
- the FAM216A gene encoding protein FAM216A isoform X2: MPGQGPVSEWTECSSSTEPPTGARAEGGGGGSAGYSYYQNSKDRFKDGHKMNSHIAMLQELWKTPQVQTIHIPKSMTETSFLKHPDLTLGQKRYLCSIAKIYNANYLRTLMKRPYMHVTQHSSQKPGVLTHHRSHLSSRYSQKQHYPCTTWRHQLEREDSGPSNIAAASAPEMIVQHSLWRPVRNKEGLKTGYASKTRCKSLKIFRKPGRLFMQSVSTNDSESYVNEEKKEDDLLNKCMQSMSIEEHGEHLMLT; encoded by the exons ATGCCCGGCCAGGGTCCAGTGTCCGAGTGGACGGAGTGCAGTTCTTCCACAGAGCCGCCCACAGGGGCCAGGGCCGAGGGTGGCGGCGGCGG atcaGCTGGATATTCTTATTACCAGAATTCCAAAG ATAGATTCAAAGATGGACACAAAATGAACTCACACATAGCCATGCTGCAAGAGTTATGGAAAACGCCTCAAGTTCAAACAATTCACATCCCTAAGTCAATGACAGAGACATCCTTTCTAAAG CATCCAGACCTCACCTTAGGCCAGAAGCGTTACCTGTGCAGCATTGCTAAGATCTATAATGCAAACTATCTGAGGACGTTAATGAAGAGGCCGTACATGCATGTGACCCAGCACAGCTCACAAAAACCAG GTGTCCTCACTCATCACAGGAGCCACCTCAGTTCTCGTTACTCACAGAAGCAGCATTACCCCTGCACTACATGGCGACACCAGCTGGAGAGAGAGGACTCGGGGCCTTCTAACATTGCAGCTGCATCTGCACCTGAGATGATCGTACAGCATTCCCTTTGGCGACCAGTGAGAAACAAAGAAGG TTTAAAAACTGGATATGCATCTAAAACAAGATGTAAGTCACTGAAGATTTTTAGAAAACCAGGCAGACTGTTCATGCAATCAG tttctaCAAATGATTCTGAATCATACGTGAacgaagaaaaaaaggaagatgattTGCTAAATAAGTGTATGCAATCAATGTCAATTGAAGAACACGGAGAACATCTGATGCTAACTTGA
- the FAM216A gene encoding protein FAM216A isoform X1 — protein sequence MPGQGPVSEWTECSSSTEPPTGARAEGGGGGSAGYSYYQNSKGIDRFKDGHKMNSHIAMLQELWKTPQVQTIHIPKSMTETSFLKHPDLTLGQKRYLCSIAKIYNANYLRTLMKRPYMHVTQHSSQKPGVLTHHRSHLSSRYSQKQHYPCTTWRHQLEREDSGPSNIAAASAPEMIVQHSLWRPVRNKEGLKTGYASKTRCKSLKIFRKPGRLFMQSVSTNDSESYVNEEKKEDDLLNKCMQSMSIEEHGEHLMLT from the exons ATGCCCGGCCAGGGTCCAGTGTCCGAGTGGACGGAGTGCAGTTCTTCCACAGAGCCGCCCACAGGGGCCAGGGCCGAGGGTGGCGGCGGCGG atcaGCTGGATATTCTTATTACCAGAATTCCAAAGGTATTG ATAGATTCAAAGATGGACACAAAATGAACTCACACATAGCCATGCTGCAAGAGTTATGGAAAACGCCTCAAGTTCAAACAATTCACATCCCTAAGTCAATGACAGAGACATCCTTTCTAAAG CATCCAGACCTCACCTTAGGCCAGAAGCGTTACCTGTGCAGCATTGCTAAGATCTATAATGCAAACTATCTGAGGACGTTAATGAAGAGGCCGTACATGCATGTGACCCAGCACAGCTCACAAAAACCAG GTGTCCTCACTCATCACAGGAGCCACCTCAGTTCTCGTTACTCACAGAAGCAGCATTACCCCTGCACTACATGGCGACACCAGCTGGAGAGAGAGGACTCGGGGCCTTCTAACATTGCAGCTGCATCTGCACCTGAGATGATCGTACAGCATTCCCTTTGGCGACCAGTGAGAAACAAAGAAGG TTTAAAAACTGGATATGCATCTAAAACAAGATGTAAGTCACTGAAGATTTTTAGAAAACCAGGCAGACTGTTCATGCAATCAG tttctaCAAATGATTCTGAATCATACGTGAacgaagaaaaaaaggaagatgattTGCTAAATAAGTGTATGCAATCAATGTCAATTGAAGAACACGGAGAACATCTGATGCTAACTTGA